A window of Periplaneta americana isolate PAMFEO1 chromosome 7, P.americana_PAMFEO1_priV1, whole genome shotgun sequence contains these coding sequences:
- the LOC138703365 gene encoding histone-lysine N-methyltransferase SUV39H2 isoform X2, which translates to MAGGEGSGVTTGQPNLYKQDLAKLDVAKLTALSPEVISRQATINIVPGGLEPELAYGDVNGTLGSLESAEMPAAEVELPSVTTEDISVKGKRKATLRPRNSHKTKVNGLKSVGNLGAGEGRKRQKTSTVTRSEEAEPLYEVERILDHRYIENKGFFYLVKWRGWSKESNTWEPEENLTNCEQRLKKYKEKVQGQSQELEILKQNLLRPTKALLESIMKTLSGKGFVRYTVPKEADIDKKLTELLKVPEEKRDPVLIQEVKHGLLIRHFHFERDKQLKNLREWEMEMNCISSDKARISVENEVDLEVAPPNFIYVNDYIPGEGVTIPEDPPIGCDCKPVCSVGSKKCCGEQSGATFAYGPDKRLVVPVGTPIYECNKRCKCDKDCPNRVVQNGCMVKLCVFRTSTGCGWGVKALQSIKKGSFVCEYVGEVISNEEAEKRGKIYDAEGRTYLFDLDYNENEQNPFTVDAAVYGNVSHFINHSCEPNLAVYAVWINCLEPNLPKLALFATRNIKDGEEITFDYMCQFLKGNNNAPKVKPLISESAYSPFTSPSRARLTLPESLNDMSKARCKCGSKHCRQYLF; encoded by the coding sequence TTCCAGGAGGCCTTGAGCCTGAGCTGGCTTACGGTGATGTTAACGGAACTCTGGGGAGCTTGGAAAGTGCGGAGATGCCTGCAGCTGAGGTCGAACTCCCATCCGTAACAACTGAGGACATTTCTGTGAAGGGCAAGAGAAAAGCCACACTGAGACCCAGGAATTCACATAAGACAAAAGTTAATGGTTTAAAAAGTGTAGGGAATTTGGGTGCGGGGGAAGGTAGGAAAAGGCAGAAAACATCTACTGTGACTAGAAGTGAGGAAGCTGAACCTTTGTATGAAGTGGAGAGAATATTAGATCACCGTTATATTGAAAATAAAGGATTTTTTTATCTAGTGAAATGGAGAGGATGGTCAAAGGAAAGCAATACATGGGAGCCTGAAGAAAATCTTACTAATTGCGAACAACGCttgaaaaaatataaagaaaaagttCAAGGACAGAGTCAGGAATTGGAGATTCTGAAACAGAATCTCTTGCGGCCAACAAAAGCACTCTTAGAAAGTATAATGAAGACACTTTCCGGAAAGGGTTTTGTTAGGTACACAGTGCCCAAAGAGGCAGATATAGACAAGAAACTTACTGAGCTGTTGAAAGTTCCTGAAGAGAAAAGGGACCCTGTTTTAATACAAGAAGTAAAGCATGGACTGTTGATTCGCCATTTCCATTTTGAAAGAGATAAACAACTAAAAAATCTTAGGGAGTGGGAAATGGAAATGAATTGTATTTCATCTGACAAAGCTCGAATATCAGTGGAAAATGAGGTAGATCTTGAAGTTGCACCTCCCAATTTCATATATGTCAATGACTACATTCCTGGGGAAGGTGTTACCATTCCTGAAGATCCACCAATAGGATGTGACTGTAAACCAGTTTGCAGCGTTGGTTCAAAAAAATGTTGTGGTGAACAGTCAGGTGCTACCTTTGCATATGGACCTGACAAACGCCTGGTTGTTCCTGTTGGAACTCCCATATATGAGTGTAATAAGCGTTGTAAATGTGACAAAGATTGTCCAAACAGAGTAGTTCAGAATGGATGTATGGTAAAACTGTGTGTCTTCCGAACATCAACGGGTTGTGGTTGGGGAGTGAAGGCATTACAGTCAATCAAGAAAGGTTCTTTTGTTTGTGAATATGTGGGCGAAGTGATTTCGAATGAAGAGGCAGAAAAGAGGGGGAAAATTTATGATGCAGAGGGTAGGACATACCTATTTGATTTAGATTACAATGAAAACGAACAAAACCCATTCACAGTGGATGCTGCTGTATATGGAAATGTTTCACACTTCATCAACCATTCGTGTGAACCTAATCTTGCTGTATATGCAGTGTGGATCAATTGTCTTGAACCCAACTTGCCAAAACTTGCATTGTTTGCaacaagaaatataaaagatGGAGAAGAAATAACATTTGACTACATGTGCCAGTTTTTGAAAGGAAATAATAATGCTCCTAAAGTTAAACCATTGATTTCTGAAAGTGCATATTCACCATTCACATCTCCTTCCCGTGCACGTCTCACTTTGCCAGAATctttaaatgatatgtcaaaagCTCGCTGTAAATGTGGTTCCAAGCATTGTCGGCagtacttattttaa